In Dyadobacter subterraneus, a single genomic region encodes these proteins:
- the dacB gene encoding D-alanyl-D-alanine carboxypeptidase/D-alanyl-D-alanine endopeptidase, with translation MKLIYTFFCMLIFFAGKAQSIDSLALTGFSDAVLELQNSELIRNGTLSVSVKSVADKKTIFAINSEKSLPSASILKLVSTATILSILGGDFRYQTFLEYDGFIMNDTLVGNIYIRGTGDPSLGSDRFKDYLSSSQLIARWTAAIQKAGIKYIKGDVLADASYFDKNTLADSWIWGDLGNYYGAGVSGLNFNDNQYRIKFKPGVDEDDPAAFLGIEPAISYLIFQNLVTTGERGSGDKTVVYGNPLSTNVILTGTVPKGVPTFSVKGSIPDPAAYVAYALKQSLANTIPVIPETVTFKLTKSVIMPGPRKMLDEYKSPPLKEICQQANYWSVNLYADSFLKMAGKRLEGKSDYDDAAKAVTNYWWNRKADMRGFFIKDGSGLSPSGSVTTNNMTEILSLATKEASYPDFYKSIAVLGVNGTVRNLGKGTKAAGNIRAKSGSIEGTRAYAGYITTKSGAVLSFAMIANKYQQESSRTISEELVRLMTLLAGF, from the coding sequence ATGAAATTAATATATACCTTTTTCTGCATGCTTATTTTCTTTGCAGGAAAGGCGCAATCAATTGATAGTTTGGCTTTAACCGGTTTTAGCGATGCCGTACTTGAACTTCAAAATAGCGAGCTGATCAGGAATGGAACGCTGTCAGTAAGCGTAAAATCGGTGGCAGATAAAAAAACAATTTTTGCTATTAATTCTGAAAAGTCATTGCCTTCTGCTTCTATATTAAAACTAGTTAGTACAGCAACAATTCTATCTATACTGGGAGGTGATTTTCGATACCAAACCTTCCTGGAATATGATGGTTTTATTATGAACGATACTCTGGTGGGTAATATTTACATAAGAGGAACCGGCGATCCGTCACTTGGCAGTGACAGATTTAAAGATTATTTATCCAGCTCACAATTGATCGCGCGATGGACAGCTGCTATTCAAAAAGCTGGAATAAAATATATCAAAGGTGATGTTTTGGCAGATGCTTCATATTTTGATAAAAACACTTTGGCAGATAGCTGGATTTGGGGCGACCTGGGAAATTATTATGGTGCCGGTGTTTCCGGATTAAACTTCAACGATAATCAATACCGTATCAAATTTAAACCTGGTGTTGATGAAGATGATCCGGCTGCATTTCTGGGCATTGAACCTGCAATTTCTTATTTAATTTTTCAAAATCTTGTAACAACGGGTGAAAGAGGTTCTGGTGATAAAACAGTTGTTTACGGAAATCCGCTAAGTACTAATGTCATTCTCACGGGAACTGTGCCAAAAGGTGTTCCGACTTTTTCGGTTAAAGGATCAATTCCTGATCCGGCAGCTTATGTAGCTTATGCTTTAAAACAAAGTCTAGCCAACACAATTCCGGTAATTCCAGAGACAGTGACGTTCAAATTAACAAAGTCGGTTATAATGCCGGGACCAAGAAAAATGCTGGACGAATATAAATCTCCACCTCTGAAAGAAATATGTCAGCAGGCTAATTATTGGAGTGTCAATTTATATGCAGATTCATTTTTGAAAATGGCAGGAAAAAGATTGGAAGGGAAATCGGATTATGACGACGCGGCGAAAGCCGTGACCAATTATTGGTGGAACAGAAAAGCAGATATGCGTGGATTTTTTATAAAAGATGGCAGCGGACTTTCACCATCAGGTTCGGTCACGACAAATAACATGACAGAGATTTTGAGTCTGGCAACGAAAGAAGCGTCCTATCCTGATTTTTACAAAAGCATAGCGGTTTTGGGTGTTAATGGGACAGTAAGAAATTTAGGTAAGGGAACAAAGGCAGCCGGAAATATTCGGGCAAAGAGCGGCTCTATTGAAGGCACAAGGGCCTATGCAGGTTATATCACGACAAAGTCTGGTGCCGTATTAAGTTTTGCGATGATTGCAAACAAATATCAGCAGGAAAGCAGCCGCACTATTTCCGAAGAATTAGTAAGATTAATGACCCTTCTGGCGGGATTTTGA
- a CDS encoding HAD family hydrolase has translation MKNSRIKNIVFDLGDVILNIDVPLASSNFGKLSGKEQHEVLTLFKEKELFRLFETGLVDEDAFRNMVREVLEFPEWSEEIIDTAWNSLLLDIPPARIELIKELGKKYRLFLLSNTSSIHIKEVNKILHAASGVEKLDDLFEKVYLSYEMGKMKPDPAIYLQVLEESGLVAEETLFLDDNPDNITAASKLGIDTILVQKPVTILDYLKDYVA, from the coding sequence ATGAAAAACAGCCGTATTAAAAATATCGTTTTTGACCTGGGTGACGTCATTCTTAATATTGACGTACCTCTTGCTTCCAGTAACTTTGGGAAACTTAGCGGTAAAGAACAGCATGAAGTTTTGACTCTTTTCAAAGAAAAAGAACTTTTCCGTTTGTTCGAAACCGGCTTGGTAGACGAGGATGCATTCAGAAATATGGTCAGGGAAGTACTCGAATTCCCTGAATGGTCAGAAGAAATTATTGATACAGCCTGGAATAGCCTTTTGCTTGACATTCCACCAGCAAGAATTGAACTGATTAAAGAACTTGGCAAAAAGTACCGCCTTTTTCTATTAAGCAATACCAGTTCCATTCATATTAAAGAAGTTAACAAAATTCTTCACGCCGCATCAGGTGTAGAAAAACTGGATGATTTATTTGAGAAAGTATATCTGTCCTACGAAATGGGCAAGATGAAACCGGATCCGGCAATTTATTTGCAGGTTTTGGAAGAATCAGGCCTCGTAGCGGAAGAAACACTTTTCCTTGATGATAATCCTGATAATATAACAGCAGCTTCAAAATTGGGCATCGACACCATTCTCGTACAAAAGCCTGTCACAATACTGGACTATCTTAAAGATTATGTCGCCTAA
- a CDS encoding site-2 protease family protein translates to MSPNSRTHLIQALLFVATLITTTMAGAEWMFGNIFSFVSTFIHFLAEKMSGNQVPETGKPMGWSQFFMGFQFSIPFLAILTIHEFGHYFTAKKHQVKVTLPYYIPLWFGISQSIGTMGAFIRITSVVRSRLKFFDIGIAGPLAGFVAALVVLWYGFTHLPPADYIFTIHPEYARYGLSYPQFVYENSAGNIVLGDNILFWFFKNFVADPARLPHAYEIIHYPLLFAGYLALFFTSLNLIPIGQLDGGHILYGMIGKKKFDVVAPALYIVFVFYAGLGMFRAEEFAISSDSVFYEHLLSLVIYIYFLYICLRRISENASNALMVSLMIVVGQFGLSFLRPEWEGYSGFLPFIFILGRFLGIRHPETEENKPIGTARMILGVIALIIFIISFSPKPFIVL, encoded by the coding sequence ATGTCGCCTAATTCCCGCACACACCTGATTCAGGCTTTACTTTTTGTTGCTACGCTTATTACGACCACAATGGCTGGTGCCGAGTGGATGTTTGGTAATATTTTTTCTTTTGTCAGCACATTTATTCACTTTCTGGCAGAGAAAATGTCGGGAAATCAGGTTCCTGAAACTGGAAAGCCAATGGGCTGGTCTCAGTTTTTTATGGGATTTCAATTTTCAATTCCATTTTTAGCGATCCTTACCATTCATGAATTTGGCCATTATTTCACAGCCAAAAAACATCAGGTAAAAGTTACACTTCCCTACTACATTCCATTGTGGTTCGGGATTTCACAGAGTATCGGTACCATGGGCGCGTTCATAAGAATTACTTCTGTTGTCCGTTCAAGATTGAAATTTTTCGATATTGGTATTGCCGGACCGTTGGCTGGTTTCGTAGCTGCATTGGTTGTGTTGTGGTACGGATTTACACATTTGCCACCAGCAGATTATATTTTCACAATACATCCTGAGTATGCACGTTACGGACTAAGTTATCCGCAATTTGTATATGAAAACTCAGCCGGAAACATTGTTTTAGGTGATAATATCCTTTTCTGGTTCTTTAAGAATTTCGTAGCGGATCCTGCACGTTTGCCTCACGCATACGAAATCATTCATTATCCCCTTCTTTTTGCGGGATACCTTGCACTATTTTTTACGTCATTGAATCTTATTCCAATCGGTCAGCTTGATGGCGGACATATTTTGTATGGAATGATTGGTAAGAAAAAATTCGATGTTGTTGCTCCTGCGCTTTATATCGTTTTTGTCTTTTACGCCGGACTTGGAATGTTCAGAGCTGAGGAATTTGCCATCAGCAGCGACTCGGTTTTCTATGAACATTTGCTTTCGCTGGTTATCTACATTTATTTCCTTTATATCTGTCTAAGACGAATCAGTGAAAACGCTTCGAACGCGCTGATGGTAAGTTTGATGATTGTTGTTGGTCAGTTTGGCTTGTCATTTTTGCGTCCTGAATGGGAAGGTTATTCAGGATTTCTGCCGTTTATTTTTATTCTTGGAAGATTTTTGGGAATTCGTCATCCTGAGACAGAGGAAAACAAACCTATCGGTACAGCACGAATGATATTAGGTGTAATTGCCCTGATAATCTTCATTATATCATTCAGTCCCAAACCGTTTATTGTACTCTGA
- a CDS encoding sensor histidine kinase, with protein sequence MKISLRLRYILFIGILHIVLIVMIFVLLRDQKIYFIASEVLILISIIISVQIYRDFLRPIEYVRSGIEAIKDKDFAIKFVQTGKSEIDILIEVYNLMIDQLREERIKLNEQHFFLEKLIEASPIAILIMDFDEKITSVNEKARRLFQKNEDFWLGKKLEELDFALFPQLEDLQDGESRTVKINSIETYKVQRSHFMDQGFRRSFLMIEELTTDILESEKKAYGKVIRMMAHEVNNTLGATGSILQTTRNYLAEDSFLDLREALGVASDRNKKLTIFMRNFADVVRLPVPFKEKTDVVGLLKSVGTFMRPMAEQKGIRLETDFFETGEFWMDLDSGQMEQVFVNVIKNAIEACETGNLIQLKVSGGKVLIRNNGKPIEQQAAIQLFNPFFSTKKDGQGIGLTLTKEILLSHGFTFSLTSGINGWTVFEISVPN encoded by the coding sequence ATGAAAATCTCGCTGCGGCTTCGTTACATTTTATTTATTGGAATACTTCATATCGTGTTGATAGTGATGATCTTTGTATTGCTCAGAGATCAAAAAATCTATTTTATAGCCTCGGAAGTTTTAATCCTGATTTCTATCATCATATCAGTACAGATTTATAGAGATTTTTTAAGGCCGATAGAATATGTTCGATCTGGTATTGAAGCGATAAAGGATAAGGATTTTGCGATAAAATTTGTACAAACCGGCAAGAGTGAAATTGATATTTTAATTGAGGTTTATAATCTCATGATTGATCAACTCAGAGAGGAAAGGATCAAATTAAACGAACAACATTTCTTTCTGGAAAAGCTGATTGAGGCTTCACCGATCGCTATTCTGATTATGGATTTTGATGAAAAAATTACTTCTGTTAATGAAAAAGCGAGAAGATTATTTCAAAAAAATGAGGATTTCTGGCTGGGTAAAAAATTGGAAGAATTAGATTTTGCTTTATTTCCCCAGTTGGAAGATTTACAGGATGGGGAATCCAGAACTGTTAAAATTAATAGTATTGAAACCTACAAAGTACAGCGTTCCCATTTTATGGACCAGGGTTTTCGGAGATCTTTTTTGATGATTGAAGAGTTGACAACAGATATTCTGGAATCAGAAAAAAAGGCTTATGGAAAAGTGATCAGAATGATGGCTCACGAAGTGAACAATACGCTCGGTGCTACGGGTTCTATTCTTCAAACGACCAGAAATTATCTGGCAGAAGATTCATTTCTGGATCTGAGGGAGGCACTTGGCGTTGCTTCGGACAGAAATAAAAAACTAACGATTTTTATGCGGAATTTTGCTGATGTTGTCCGCCTGCCAGTTCCTTTCAAAGAAAAAACAGATGTTGTCGGCTTACTGAAAAGTGTAGGAACATTTATGCGTCCTATGGCTGAGCAAAAGGGAATTAGGCTTGAAACTGACTTTTTTGAAACTGGTGAATTTTGGATGGATCTGGATTCCGGACAAATGGAGCAGGTTTTTGTCAATGTAATTAAAAATGCAATAGAAGCCTGTGAAACTGGAAATTTGATTCAGCTGAAAGTTTCAGGAGGGAAGGTGTTAATACGAAATAATGGGAAACCAATAGAGCAGCAAGCAGCTATTCAACTTTTTAATCCTTTTTTCAGTACAAAAAAAGATGGACAGGGGATAGGATTAACGCTTACAAAAGAAATCCTACTTAGTCACGGTTTTACATTTTCGCTAACCTCCGGAATTAACGGCTGGACTGTTTTTGAGATTTCTGTTCCGAATTAA
- a CDS encoding GNAT family N-acetyltransferase: MSVEIKKVSVEAILPIRHKVLWPDKPFEFVKVEGDEEGIHFGLYENSELVTIISLFEEGKSLRFRKFATLPDYQNRGLGKMMILKVIEYAKENNFERLWCDARTDALNFYERVGFKKFSEPFFKEEIEYYKIEKLL, translated from the coding sequence ATGAGTGTAGAAATTAAAAAAGTGTCAGTGGAGGCTATTCTGCCAATCCGGCATAAAGTGCTTTGGCCTGACAAACCGTTTGAATTTGTAAAAGTGGAAGGGGATGAAGAAGGAATTCACTTTGGGCTCTATGAAAATTCTGAGCTCGTAACGATTATTTCATTATTTGAAGAAGGAAAAAGTCTGCGATTCAGGAAATTTGCAACCTTACCGGATTATCAAAACCGTGGACTTGGTAAGATGATGATTTTGAAAGTAATCGAATATGCCAAAGAAAATAATTTCGAAAGATTGTGGTGTGATGCAAGAACGGACGCGTTGAATTTTTATGAAAGGGTAGGATTTAAAAAGTTTTCCGAGCCCTTTTTCAAAGAAGAAATTGAATATTATAAAATTGAAAAGTTACTCTAA
- a CDS encoding 1-acyl-sn-glycerol-3-phosphate acyltransferase: protein MLNAIAAFIFRIAGWKIIGRPPYEIKKAVWVGAPHNSNWDFMVCLGARGEMKINVGFLAKSQLFKWYSGWLFRALGCYPVYRNKSGNLVEAVAAMFKQNETLHIAITPEGTRKDVERLKTGFYHMALLSDVPLILIGFDYPRKGLVISEPIYLSGDLQKDLKPVFDFYLTIEGNHKTWLNEYERTGVIPGFNKN from the coding sequence ATGCTAAATGCCATCGCCGCATTCATATTTCGTATTGCCGGTTGGAAAATTATTGGCAGACCACCTTATGAAATAAAAAAAGCAGTTTGGGTTGGCGCACCGCATAATTCCAACTGGGATTTTATGGTTTGCCTGGGTGCTCGCGGAGAAATGAAAATAAATGTCGGTTTTCTTGCCAAAAGTCAGCTTTTTAAATGGTATTCGGGTTGGTTGTTCAGAGCATTGGGTTGTTATCCGGTTTACCGAAACAAATCCGGAAATCTGGTCGAAGCAGTCGCAGCCATGTTTAAGCAAAACGAAACGCTGCACATAGCCATAACACCGGAAGGAACACGAAAAGATGTTGAAAGACTGAAAACAGGCTTTTATCATATGGCCCTTCTTTCCGATGTTCCTCTGATTTTGATCGGATTTGATTATCCCCGCAAAGGACTTGTCATCAGCGAACCCATTTATTTGTCAGGAGATTTACAAAAAGATCTAAAACCGGTTTTTGATTTTTATCTGACTATCGAAGGAAATCATAAAACCTGGCTAAATGAATATGAACGTACAGGTGTTATTCCTGGCTTCAATAAAAATTAG
- the hslV gene encoding ATP-dependent protease subunit HslV, which produces MEKIHATTVLGVLHNGTVSLGADGQATMGNTVAKSNVKKIRTLMGGKILVGFAGSTADAFTLLERFEEKLNAYGGNMKRAAIELAKDWRTDRYLRKLEAMMITANKDEILVISGTGDVLEPENGIAAIGSGGNFALSAAQALKKHATHLTAEEMVREGLTVAADLCIYTNHNLVIEKVVQ; this is translated from the coding sequence ATGGAAAAAATACATGCAACCACCGTCCTTGGCGTACTTCACAATGGCACCGTATCATTGGGTGCAGACGGACAAGCGACGATGGGTAATACAGTAGCAAAAAGCAATGTAAAAAAAATACGCACGCTTATGGGCGGCAAAATTCTTGTTGGTTTTGCAGGATCCACGGCTGATGCTTTTACACTTTTGGAACGTTTCGAAGAAAAACTTAACGCGTATGGCGGCAACATGAAACGTGCTGCGATCGAACTTGCAAAAGATTGGAGGACAGATCGTTATCTACGAAAACTCGAAGCTATGATGATTACTGCTAATAAAGATGAAATTCTGGTAATCTCAGGGACAGGCGATGTTTTGGAACCTGAAAATGGAATTGCAGCAATTGGTTCTGGCGGAAACTTTGCTTTGTCTGCAGCTCAGGCTTTGAAAAAACATGCAACACACTTGACAGCTGAGGAAATGGTTCGTGAAGGGTTAACGGTTGCGGCTGATCTTTGTATTTATACAAACCACAATCTTGTTATTGAAAAAGTTGTTCAATAA
- a CDS encoding MBL fold metallo-hydrolase RNA specificity domain-containing protein has product MKLTFWGAAQQVTGSMFLLETDDYRILIDCGSDFDLDEKDRKTRYDEQKSVFPFDASLINTVLLTHAHIDHSGNIPNLFKEGFEGRVVCTEPTLALTSLLLKDAAHLHQKRLNSHNSSSNKKRGRKRKDVPRDYFVEKNVIEALDNFVPVSFGQRYRIADHVAITFYAAGHLLGAAHIVVEVTENGEKKKICFSGDIGRSNYPLLIDPQEIPQVDYLVCESTYGNRLHEDTTSPAEALADVIKRTCIDIPGRLIIPSFSVGRTQALLFTLNKIYADHAFPNLKVFSDSPLAHSSTKVYQRYVKLLNKEARTFHADNDILFDFDNLIYLESSDASRAVSNYNEPCIIISSSGMVQGGRVEQHVEANIGNPYATILMIGYASEGTLGWRLLNGQDSISIRGNKLPVLANIEKIDVFSGHGDQNDLMKFVKMQDPEKLKTVFLVHGEHQSMTDFQGKINELGYKTVEIPLRGHSYEL; this is encoded by the coding sequence ATGAAATTGACATTTTGGGGAGCCGCCCAACAAGTTACCGGTAGTATGTTTCTGCTCGAAACAGACGATTACCGGATTTTGATTGACTGTGGCTCAGATTTTGATTTAGATGAAAAAGACAGAAAAACACGCTATGATGAACAAAAAAGTGTTTTCCCTTTCGATGCAAGTTTGATCAATACGGTGCTATTAACGCATGCACACATTGATCATTCCGGCAACATACCTAACTTATTTAAAGAGGGATTTGAAGGCAGAGTGGTTTGTACGGAGCCCACCTTGGCACTTACTTCCCTGCTTTTAAAAGATGCTGCACACTTACATCAGAAAAGACTGAATTCTCATAACAGCTCTTCCAATAAAAAAAGAGGACGCAAAAGGAAAGATGTCCCACGCGATTATTTTGTAGAAAAAAACGTCATTGAGGCACTGGATAATTTCGTCCCTGTTTCTTTCGGACAGCGGTACCGAATTGCCGATCATGTTGCTATAACGTTTTATGCAGCCGGGCATTTGCTGGGTGCAGCGCATATTGTTGTGGAAGTAACTGAAAACGGAGAGAAGAAAAAGATCTGTTTTTCCGGCGATATTGGCAGAAGCAATTATCCTTTACTAATTGATCCACAGGAAATTCCACAAGTTGATTATCTGGTTTGTGAATCTACCTACGGAAACCGTCTTCATGAAGACACCACTTCCCCTGCCGAAGCGCTTGCAGATGTGATCAAACGTACCTGTATTGACATACCTGGAAGATTAATCATTCCATCTTTTAGCGTTGGCCGTACGCAGGCATTACTTTTTACATTGAATAAAATCTATGCGGACCATGCTTTTCCGAATCTGAAAGTATTTTCGGATAGTCCGCTGGCGCATAGCAGTACAAAAGTTTATCAGCGCTATGTGAAATTGTTGAATAAAGAAGCCAGAACTTTCCATGCCGATAATGACATTTTGTTCGATTTTGACAATTTGATTTATCTTGAAAGTTCGGACGCCAGTCGTGCCGTTTCCAATTATAATGAACCCTGTATAATCATTTCTTCATCAGGAATGGTGCAGGGCGGACGGGTTGAACAACATGTGGAAGCAAACATCGGTAATCCTTATGCGACTATCCTGATGATCGGATACGCAAGTGAAGGAACGCTGGGCTGGAGGCTTTTAAATGGCCAGGATAGCATTTCTATTCGTGGAAACAAGCTGCCAGTCTTGGCTAATATTGAAAAAATTGACGTATTTAGCGGCCACGGAGACCAAAATGACTTGATGAAGTTTGTGAAAATGCAGGATCCTGAAAAATTAAAAACGGTTTTTTTGGTGCATGGTGAACATCAAAGCATGACAGATTTCCAGGGTAAAATTAATGAATTAGGCTATAAAACGGTCGAAATACCGTTGCGGGGACACTCCTATGAACTTTAA
- a CDS encoding acetyl-CoA carboxylase carboxyltransferase subunit alpha, translated as MRTYLDFEKPMAELERKLEEMKTLAQQNNVDVSSAISLLENNITELRKEIFGKLTSWQRVQLSRHPDRPYTLDYIQLICDEFIELHGDRQVRDDPAMIGGLANVGGQTCMIIGQQKGRNTKQRQHRNFGMPNPEGYRKALRLMKLAEKFNVPIVTLVDTPGAFPGMEAEERGQGEAIARNIKEMFLLKVPVICIIIGEGASGGAIGIAVGDRVLMLENTWYSVISPENCSTILWRSWDFKEQAAEAMKITAKDMKNNNLIDGIIAEPLGGAHLDHAWMAAEVKKVILSNIKELSSINPQKRIDQRIDKFCAMGVVVE; from the coding sequence ATGAGAACATACCTTGATTTTGAAAAACCAATGGCCGAGCTAGAACGTAAGCTCGAAGAGATGAAGACATTAGCGCAGCAAAATAACGTTGATGTTTCTTCCGCTATTTCCCTTCTGGAAAATAATATTACTGAACTTCGTAAGGAAATTTTCGGAAAGCTCACCAGCTGGCAGCGTGTTCAGCTTTCGCGTCATCCGGACCGCCCTTATACGCTTGACTACATCCAGTTGATTTGTGATGAATTCATTGAACTTCACGGAGACCGTCAGGTTAGAGATGATCCTGCGATGATTGGTGGATTGGCGAATGTAGGCGGACAAACCTGCATGATCATTGGTCAACAAAAAGGAAGAAATACAAAACAGCGTCAGCATCGTAATTTTGGTATGCCAAATCCGGAGGGTTATCGCAAGGCTTTACGTCTAATGAAACTGGCTGAAAAATTCAATGTTCCTATCGTTACGCTTGTTGATACGCCTGGTGCATTTCCTGGAATGGAGGCGGAAGAACGTGGACAAGGTGAAGCAATTGCCCGTAACATCAAGGAAATGTTTTTGTTGAAAGTACCTGTTATCTGTATTATTATTGGTGAAGGTGCTTCGGGAGGAGCAATTGGAATTGCAGTTGGTGACCGTGTGTTGATGCTTGAAAATACCTGGTATTCTGTAATCTCCCCTGAAAACTGTTCTACGATTTTGTGGAGAAGCTGGGATTTCAAAGAACAGGCAGCAGAAGCAATGAAAATCACTGCCAAGGATATGAAAAATAATAATCTGATCGACGGAATCATTGCCGAGCCGCTTGGTGGTGCGCATCTGGATCATGCTTGGATGGCTGCTGAAGTGAAAAAAGTAATTTTAAGCAATATCAAAGAACTTTCTTCGATAAACCCGCAAAAAAGAATTGATCAGCGAATTGATAAATTCTGTGCCATGGGTGTAGTTGTTGAATAA
- a CDS encoding phosphotriesterase family protein: protein MPSRRKFLQFCFTAPFLVRSLPFSEGKINTVTGEINASDLGKTLIHEHILVDFIGADKINPNRWDHQKVIDKVLPYLLEAKNHGIKTLVECTPAYLGRDVSLLKKLSGLSGLNILTNTGFYGASDNKYLPEFAFKETAEQLASRWITEFKNGIDGTGIKPGFIKIGVNSGSLSPIHQKLVRAAAITHLETGLTIYSHTGPSLPAFEGIEILKKEGVHPEAFVWVHASSSEDDDFLKAAKMGAWISLDGISGENLEKNAVLIELMKNNNLLNKVLISHDGGWYKPGEENGGTFTGFTTISDKFLPLLKTKGFTDSELDQLLIKNPASALKIRKRKV from the coding sequence ATGCCATCACGCCGTAAATTTTTACAATTCTGTTTTACAGCTCCGTTTCTTGTTCGGAGTTTACCTTTTTCTGAAGGAAAAATAAATACCGTAACTGGCGAAATTAATGCGTCCGATCTTGGCAAAACTTTAATTCACGAACACATTCTTGTTGATTTTATTGGGGCTGATAAAATCAATCCTAACCGCTGGGATCATCAGAAAGTAATCGATAAAGTGTTGCCCTATTTATTGGAAGCAAAAAATCACGGAATAAAAACATTGGTAGAATGCACGCCTGCTTACCTTGGCCGCGACGTATCACTATTAAAAAAACTATCCGGTTTAAGTGGTTTAAATATTCTGACGAATACAGGTTTTTACGGCGCTTCAGACAACAAATATCTCCCGGAATTCGCCTTTAAAGAAACAGCAGAACAACTAGCCTCACGTTGGATTACCGAATTTAAAAACGGAATTGACGGAACAGGAATCAAACCCGGCTTTATAAAAATTGGCGTAAATTCAGGAAGCTTATCACCGATTCATCAAAAACTGGTAAGAGCTGCGGCAATAACACATCTCGAAACCGGATTAACAATTTATTCTCACACTGGCCCATCCTTACCTGCTTTTGAAGGAATTGAAATATTGAAAAAAGAAGGCGTTCACCCGGAAGCGTTTGTCTGGGTTCATGCAAGTAGTTCGGAGGATGATGATTTTCTTAAAGCTGCAAAAATGGGCGCATGGATAAGCCTGGATGGCATTAGTGGAGAAAATTTGGAGAAAAACGCTGTCTTGATTGAGTTAATGAAGAATAATAACTTACTCAACAAAGTCCTCATTTCCCACGATGGAGGATGGTATAAACCTGGTGAAGAAAATGGCGGGACTTTCACAGGTTTCACTACGATATCCGATAAATTTCTTCCTCTTCTGAAAACCAAAGGATTCACAGATTCAGAACTTGATCAGTTATTGATAAAAAATCCGGCTTCTGCCTTAAAAATCCGGAAACGTAAAGTCTGA